One Proteinivorax tanatarense DNA segment encodes these proteins:
- the nusA gene encoding transcription termination factor NusA → MDSNEFLQAITDIVREKGVKEDVMYDALEAALLAAYKKDFGNVENVAVKINKDEGVVKLIATKEVVEVVENSNFEISLQDARSISKLAEIGHKMEVDVTPKKYGRIAAQTAKQVVVQRLREAERTIVYEEFVDREEDIVSGLIQRIEQKNVFINLGKTEAILPPAEQIEGEDYNMNQNIKAYVLEVKNSSKGPQIFVSRSHPGMVKRLFEREVPEIHEGIIEVRAVSREAGYRSKISVVSSNPDVDPVGACVGPKGMRVQAIVSELRGEKIDIIKYSEDPKEYISQALSPSKVLDVIPDEKEKVSTVIVPDDQLSLAIGKEGQNARLAAKLTGWKIDIKCESQLN, encoded by the coding sequence TGGCGGCATATAAAAAAGATTTTGGCAATGTAGAAAATGTAGCAGTGAAAATAAACAAAGATGAGGGTGTTGTTAAGTTAATTGCTACAAAGGAAGTAGTGGAGGTAGTAGAAAATTCAAACTTTGAAATTTCATTACAGGATGCTCGCAGCATCTCTAAGTTAGCAGAAATAGGGCATAAAATGGAAGTTGATGTTACACCTAAAAAGTATGGAAGGATAGCAGCCCAAACAGCTAAGCAGGTTGTTGTTCAAAGGCTCAGGGAAGCGGAAAGAACGATTGTTTATGAGGAGTTTGTAGACCGGGAAGAGGATATTGTATCTGGACTTATACAAAGGATTGAACAGAAAAATGTGTTTATCAACTTGGGAAAAACCGAAGCTATATTACCACCAGCAGAGCAAATAGAAGGTGAAGATTATAATATGAACCAAAATATTAAGGCCTATGTTTTAGAGGTGAAAAATTCTTCAAAAGGACCACAGATTTTTGTGTCGAGGAGTCATCCGGGGATGGTAAAAAGGTTATTTGAAAGAGAAGTTCCTGAAATACATGAAGGTATAATTGAAGTAAGAGCAGTTTCAAGAGAAGCGGGGTATCGCTCAAAAATTTCAGTCGTATCATCCAATCCTGATGTAGATCCAGTTGGTGCTTGTGTAGGTCCTAAAGGGATGCGGGTACAAGCTATCGTCTCAGAGCTTAGAGGAGAAAAAATCGATATAATTAAGTATAGTGAAGATCCTAAAGAGTACATTTCACAAGCTTTAAGTCCATCAAAGGTATTAGATGTTATACCTGACGAGAAAGAGAAAGTTAGCACTGTTATAGTTCCAGACGATCAACTATCTTTAGCTATAGGTAAGGAAGGTCAAAATGCTAGATTAGCCGCTAAGTTGACAGGATGGAAAATTGATATTAAATGTGAAAGTCAACTAAACTAA